A window from Sphingobium sp. EM0848 encodes these proteins:
- a CDS encoding ABC transporter permease has translation MLGTTVILAFRAINRHKLRSFLTTLGIIIGVAAVVTMVTLGNGATAAVREQISSLGANVLQLRPGQGFGRGGGGPRPPDFKPQDLTAIENQLTGVRAVAPMVQSSGTAIYEGSNWSTTVYGTTAAYFEVQSWKADTGRLFMPEEEEAGKPVCIIGNTVRTNLFQGNDPVGKRMRIKGVSCQVIGALATRGQGGFGDQDDVVVMPIKFVQRRFTGDRDISQILVAVDDAYDTATVQTSLEELMRERRKIKPGTEDNFNVFDTKQISDTLTGTTTILTQIVAAVAAISLLVGGIGIMNIMLVSVTERTREIGIRLAIGAVAREVLMQFLVEAIVLSCLGGLIGLFLALIASVVIAPLMQVPFLFDIKVNLIAFLFSAAIGVVFGYFPARRAAALNPIDALRHE, from the coding sequence ATGCTGGGCACCACCGTCATCCTCGCCTTCCGCGCGATCAACCGGCACAAGCTGCGCAGTTTCCTCACCACGCTGGGCATCATCATCGGCGTGGCGGCGGTCGTCACCATGGTGACGCTGGGCAATGGCGCGACCGCGGCTGTCCGCGAACAGATCAGTTCGCTGGGCGCCAATGTCCTGCAATTGCGCCCCGGTCAGGGCTTCGGCCGGGGCGGCGGCGGCCCGCGCCCGCCCGATTTCAAGCCGCAGGATCTGACCGCCATCGAAAACCAGCTCACCGGCGTCCGCGCCGTCGCGCCGATGGTCCAATCGAGCGGCACCGCCATCTATGAAGGCAGCAACTGGTCCACCACCGTCTACGGCACCACCGCCGCCTATTTCGAGGTGCAAAGCTGGAAGGCCGACACCGGCCGCCTGTTCATGCCGGAAGAGGAAGAGGCCGGCAAACCCGTCTGCATCATCGGCAATACGGTCCGCACCAACCTGTTCCAGGGCAATGACCCGGTCGGGAAGCGCATGCGGATCAAGGGCGTGTCCTGTCAGGTGATCGGTGCACTCGCCACTCGAGGACAGGGCGGCTTCGGCGATCAGGACGATGTCGTCGTGATGCCGATCAAGTTCGTCCAGCGCCGCTTTACCGGCGACCGCGACATCAGCCAGATCCTGGTCGCGGTGGACGACGCCTACGACACGGCCACGGTCCAGACCAGCCTTGAGGAACTCATGCGCGAGCGGCGCAAGATCAAGCCCGGCACGGAGGATAATTTCAACGTCTTCGACACCAAGCAGATCAGCGACACACTGACCGGCACCACCACTATCCTCACGCAGATCGTCGCGGCGGTGGCGGCGATCTCGCTGCTGGTCGGCGGTATCGGCATCATGAACATCATGCTGGTGTCCGTGACGGAGCGCACCCGCGAGATCGGCATCCGCCTCGCCATCGGCGCCGTCGCCCGCGAAGTGCTGATGCAATTCCTGGTCGAGGCGATCGTGCTCTCCTGCCTTGGCGGCCTGATTGGCCTGTTCCTGGCGCTCATCGCCTCGGTCGTCATTGCGCCGCTGATGCAGGTGCCGTTCCTCTTCGACATAAAGGTGAACCTGATCGCGTTCCTCTTCTCGGCCGCGATCGGCGTCGTCTTCGGCTATTTCCCCGCCCGCCGCGCCGCCGCGCTCAATCCGATCGACGCGCTGCGCCATGAATAG
- a CDS encoding ABC transporter ATP-binding protein has protein sequence MTADPIISLRGVTKVYGSGPTAFQALKGIDLDIAQGDFVAIMGPSGSGKSTTMNILGCLDVPSAGEFLFKGRHVEKLDRDQRALLRRRYLGFVFQGFNLLSRTTALENVELPLLYRGEDKKTRHRAALTALDKVGLKDWWDHTPAELSGGQQQRVAIARAIVTQPDVLLADEPTGNLDSERSVEIMELLTDLNRNSGITVLMVTHEPDMAAFARTIVHFKDGLVDGIENGVKA, from the coding sequence ATGACCGCTGATCCCATCATCTCCCTGCGCGGCGTTACCAAGGTCTATGGCTCCGGCCCGACCGCCTTTCAGGCCTTGAAGGGCATCGACCTCGACATTGCGCAGGGCGATTTTGTGGCGATCATGGGGCCGTCCGGCTCCGGCAAGTCGACGACGATGAACATATTGGGCTGCCTCGACGTGCCCTCGGCCGGAGAATTTCTGTTCAAGGGCCGCCATGTCGAAAAACTCGACCGCGACCAGCGCGCCCTGCTGCGCCGCCGTTATCTCGGCTTCGTGTTCCAGGGCTTCAACCTGCTCTCCCGCACCACGGCGCTGGAGAATGTGGAACTGCCCCTGCTCTATCGCGGCGAGGACAAGAAGACCCGCCATCGCGCCGCCCTGACCGCGCTCGACAAGGTGGGCCTGAAGGACTGGTGGGACCATACGCCAGCCGAGCTTTCCGGCGGCCAGCAACAGCGCGTCGCCATCGCCCGCGCCATCGTCACCCAGCCTGATGTGCTGCTGGCCGACGAACCGACCGGCAATCTCGATTCGGAACGCTCGGTGGAGATCATGGAACTGCTGACCGACCTCAACCGCAACAGCGGCATCACGGTCCTGATGGTGACGCATGAACCGGACATGGCCGCCTTTGCCCGCACCATCGTTCACTTCAAGGACGGCCTGGTCGACGGCATCGAAAATGGGGTGAAGGCCTGA
- a CDS encoding efflux RND transporter periplasmic adaptor subunit, translated as MSNEMTKDQDLDDFLGARPEKPWRNWAIRGGIGLVLLILILLVARCFAGEDKPNYATREARNGDLTVTVSATGNLKPINQVDVGSEQSGKITAIYVDVNDRVTKGQKLAELDTRRLVDSVNQTRAQVSSAQASVAQAQAQAALAKATLDRQLNVYRLSGGRVPAKTELDSARATYESALATLRSAQAQVKVSRAGLATAQTNLSIAQIVSPVTGVVLSRDIEPGQTVAASFNAPVLFTIAEDLTKMEVEVSVDEADVGQVKEGQTANFSVDAFPGRTFPANVTRVNVGSNSSSSSSSSSSTTTTSSTTGTVVAYTAVLSVDNRGETLRPGMTATADIVTQELHDVLLVPNSALRFKPSSGNKGGGITSQIVPGPRRFRQGGNQRQVSFGIGSSQTVYVVDADGNPKAVNVTVGASDGARTVITGGDLKPGMKVITGQLASGQQAPAEDQNGDQGAKGDRNRGTGRKSGT; from the coding sequence ATGAGCAATGAGATGACCAAGGATCAGGACCTCGACGATTTTCTGGGCGCGCGCCCCGAAAAGCCGTGGCGCAATTGGGCGATCCGGGGCGGCATCGGCCTTGTCCTTCTGATCCTGATATTGCTCGTCGCGCGCTGCTTCGCGGGTGAGGACAAACCCAATTACGCCACCCGCGAAGCGCGCAACGGCGACCTTACCGTCACCGTGTCGGCCACGGGGAACCTGAAGCCCATCAATCAGGTCGATGTCGGCTCCGAACAGTCGGGCAAGATCACGGCGATCTATGTCGACGTCAACGACCGCGTGACCAAGGGGCAGAAGCTCGCCGAACTCGATACCCGCCGACTGGTCGACTCGGTCAACCAGACCCGCGCGCAGGTTTCCTCCGCTCAGGCCAGCGTCGCGCAGGCGCAGGCGCAGGCGGCACTGGCCAAGGCGACGCTCGACCGGCAGCTCAACGTCTACAGGCTGTCCGGCGGCCGCGTCCCGGCGAAGACCGAACTGGATTCGGCGCGCGCCACCTATGAATCCGCGCTCGCCACGCTCCGCTCCGCACAGGCGCAGGTGAAGGTGTCGCGGGCCGGCCTTGCAACGGCCCAGACCAACCTCTCCATCGCCCAGATCGTCTCGCCCGTCACCGGCGTCGTGCTGTCCCGCGATATCGAGCCGGGCCAGACCGTCGCGGCCTCCTTCAACGCCCCGGTCCTCTTCACCATTGCGGAGGACCTCACCAAGATGGAGGTCGAAGTCTCGGTCGATGAAGCCGACGTCGGACAGGTCAAGGAAGGCCAGACCGCCAATTTCTCGGTCGACGCCTTCCCCGGCCGCACCTTCCCGGCGAATGTCACGCGGGTCAATGTCGGCTCGAACAGCTCCAGCAGCTCGTCGTCATCCTCCTCCACGACCACCACGAGCAGCACCACCGGCACCGTGGTCGCCTATACCGCGGTGCTGTCGGTCGACAATCGCGGCGAGACATTGCGCCCCGGCATGACCGCGACGGCGGATATCGTGACTCAGGAACTGCATGACGTGCTGCTCGTCCCCAACAGCGCGCTGCGTTTCAAGCCCAGCAGCGGCAACAAGGGCGGCGGCATCACCAGCCAGATCGTCCCCGGCCCGCGCCGCTTCCGTCAGGGCGGCAACCAGCGGCAGGTCAGCTTCGGCATCGGCAGCAGCCAGACCGTCTATGTCGTGGACGCGGACGGCAATCCCAAGGCGGTCAACGTCACCGTCGGCGCCAGCGACGGCGCGCGCACCGTCATCACCGGCGGCGACCTGAAACCCGGCATGAAGGTCATCACCGGACAGCTTGCCAGCGGACAACAGGCGCCCGCCGAAGACCAGAATGGCGATCAGGGCGCCAAGGGCGACCGCAATCGCGGCACCGGCCGCAAGAGCGGAACCTGA
- a CDS encoding efflux transporter outer membrane subunit, which translates to MTECKEKVRYSKAWIAGTAMALSACAAGPDYRAPAPAALGVPATYSQGNATPVDETELANWWTRLNDPALSALIDRAIANNPDIVQAQARLRQARESLRQANAAFLPQLSGSASGGKNYTSQTSANRFDSNGVPISSSSSHWSSSYSVGANASWQIDLFGELSRSAEAARADLAASGYDLANVRMTIISELVTNYVQARLAQEQLRVARETQTIQQDNYKIADWRLQAGLVSALDEQQAKAQLAQTNATIPQLEASLKGSLNRIAVLTGQAPGEATRTLETPAPIPTASTDIAIGIPADTLRQRPDVRSAERALAAATARIGVAQAQLYPSLGISGNIGTTSNAFKDLFSLITGGVFANVAQTIFDAGRRVSQVRSQKAATDGAFAAYKKSVLTALEDVENAMASLASARARKTEFATAYEASNNAAIMARSQYQSGLIDFQTLSTTENTLLSARNSLASAQSDEALAIAQLYNALGGGWQNMENRPQ; encoded by the coding sequence ATGACGGAGTGCAAGGAAAAGGTGCGATATAGCAAGGCTTGGATCGCCGGAACGGCAATGGCCCTCTCGGCCTGCGCGGCCGGCCCCGATTATCGCGCCCCGGCCCCGGCTGCGCTCGGCGTGCCCGCGACCTACAGCCAGGGCAATGCAACTCCGGTCGACGAAACGGAACTGGCCAACTGGTGGACCCGCCTCAACGATCCGGCGCTGAGCGCGCTGATCGACCGCGCCATCGCCAATAATCCCGACATCGTGCAGGCGCAGGCCCGGCTGCGTCAGGCGCGGGAGTCGCTGCGTCAGGCCAATGCCGCCTTCCTGCCGCAGCTCAGCGGATCAGCCAGTGGCGGCAAGAACTACACCAGCCAGACGTCGGCCAATCGTTTCGATTCGAACGGCGTGCCGATCAGTTCCAGTTCCAGCCACTGGTCGAGCAGCTATTCGGTCGGCGCCAATGCGAGTTGGCAGATCGACCTGTTCGGCGAACTCTCCCGCTCCGCCGAAGCCGCGCGCGCCGATCTGGCGGCATCGGGCTATGACCTCGCCAATGTCCGGATGACGATCATCTCCGAACTCGTCACCAACTATGTGCAAGCCCGGCTCGCGCAGGAGCAGCTTCGCGTCGCCCGCGAAACCCAGACGATCCAGCAGGACAATTACAAGATCGCGGACTGGCGGCTTCAGGCGGGCCTCGTCTCCGCTCTGGACGAGCAGCAGGCCAAGGCGCAACTCGCCCAGACCAACGCCACCATCCCGCAACTGGAGGCCAGTCTGAAGGGCAGCCTCAACCGCATCGCCGTGCTCACGGGGCAGGCGCCGGGCGAAGCCACCCGCACGCTCGAAACCCCCGCGCCGATCCCCACGGCCTCCACCGACATCGCCATCGGCATCCCCGCCGACACGCTGCGCCAGCGCCCTGACGTCCGCTCCGCCGAGCGCGCCCTTGCCGCCGCCACCGCACGCATCGGCGTGGCGCAGGCCCAGCTTTACCCCTCGCTCGGGATCAGCGGAAACATCGGCACCACCTCCAACGCGTTCAAGGACCTGTTCAGCCTCATCACCGGCGGCGTCTTCGCCAATGTCGCGCAGACGATCTTCGACGCCGGGCGCCGCGTCTCCCAGGTCCGCTCGCAAAAGGCCGCCACCGACGGCGCCTTCGCCGCCTATAAGAAAAGCGTACTGACCGCCCTGGAGGATGTGGAAAACGCCATGGCCTCGCTCGCCAGCGCCCGCGCCCGCAAGACCGAGTTCGCCACCGCCTATGAAGCGTCCAACAACGCCGCAATCATGGCCCGCAGCCAGTATCAGTCGGGTCTGATCGACTTCCAGACGCTTTCGACCACCGAAAACACGCTTTTGAGCGCCCGCAACAGCCTTGCCTCGGCGCAGTCCGATGAGGCCCTCGCCATCGCCCAACTCTACAATGCATTGGGTGGCGGCTGGCAGAATATGGAAAACCGCCCCCAATGA
- the fabD gene encoding ACP S-malonyltransferase yields MRAFLFPGQGSQSVGMGKALAEASPAAKELFQEVDDALSQHLFRIMVEGPESDLTLTENAQPAIMANALATLRVMQKEGGFSLAEKGDFVAGHSLGEYSALCAAEAFDIGTTAKLLKLRGQAMQAAVPVGEGAMAALLGADIEKAQALADAAAEGEVCTIANDNDPTQVVISGHRGAIERAVALVKEHGIKRGVLLPVSAPFHCPLMQPAAEAMAEALGKAAINTPLLPVYANVLAAPIADPEEIKARLVEQVTGRVRWRESVAAMWDAGVTEFVELGGKVVGPMVKRIAPDATVRSIVTMDDIEAALAAF; encoded by the coding sequence ATGAGGGCATTTCTTTTTCCGGGGCAGGGCAGCCAGTCGGTCGGCATGGGCAAGGCGCTGGCCGAGGCGAGTCCGGCAGCGAAGGAACTGTTTCAGGAGGTTGATGACGCCCTGTCGCAGCATTTGTTCCGCATCATGGTGGAAGGGCCGGAAAGCGACCTGACGCTCACCGAAAATGCGCAGCCCGCGATCATGGCGAACGCGCTGGCGACGCTGCGCGTGATGCAGAAGGAGGGCGGTTTCTCGCTGGCGGAGAAGGGCGATTTCGTCGCCGGACACTCGCTGGGCGAATATAGCGCGCTGTGCGCGGCGGAGGCTTTCGACATTGGCACCACCGCGAAGCTGCTGAAGCTGCGCGGGCAGGCGATGCAGGCGGCCGTGCCGGTGGGCGAGGGCGCGATGGCGGCGCTGCTGGGCGCGGACATCGAAAAGGCGCAGGCGTTGGCCGATGCAGCGGCCGAGGGCGAGGTCTGCACCATCGCCAACGACAATGACCCGACGCAGGTGGTGATTTCCGGCCATCGCGGCGCCATTGAGCGCGCGGTGGCTCTGGTGAAGGAGCATGGGATCAAGCGCGGCGTGCTGCTGCCGGTGTCGGCGCCCTTCCACTGCCCGCTGATGCAGCCCGCTGCCGAGGCGATGGCGGAGGCTCTGGGCAAGGCGGCGATCAATACGCCGCTGCTGCCGGTCTATGCCAATGTGCTGGCCGCGCCCATCGCCGATCCTGAAGAGATCAAGGCGCGTCTGGTCGAGCAGGTGACGGGCCGGGTACGCTGGCGCGAATCCGTGGCGGCCATGTGGGACGCGGGCGTGACCGAGTTCGTCGAGCTGGGCGGCAAGGTCGTGGGGCCGATGGTCAAGCGCATCGCGCCCGACGCAACCGTGCGCAGCATCGTGACGATGGACGATATCGAGGCGGCGCTGGCCGCTTTCTGA
- the fabG gene encoding 3-oxoacyl-[acyl-carrier-protein] reductase, which yields MFDLTGMTALVTGASGGIGSAIAKALAAQGATLALSGSNEEKLKAFAAELGGDHKILVCNLSDPAAVDALIPQAVEALGGKLDILVNNAGITRDNLILRMKDEEWSDVISVNLEAAFRLARAAAKPMMKARFGRIISITSVVGVTGNPGQANYAASKAGIIGMSKSLGQELASRGITVNCVAPGFIRSAMTDALNDAQKGAILTKIPAGDLGAGEDIGAAVVYLASKEAGYVTGQTLHVNGGMAMI from the coding sequence ATGTTCGATCTGACAGGCATGACCGCGCTGGTGACGGGCGCTTCGGGAGGCATTGGTTCCGCCATCGCCAAGGCTCTGGCCGCGCAGGGCGCCACGCTCGCCCTTTCGGGGAGCAATGAGGAGAAGCTGAAGGCCTTTGCCGCGGAACTGGGCGGGGATCACAAGATTCTGGTCTGCAACCTCAGCGATCCGGCTGCGGTCGATGCGCTGATCCCGCAGGCCGTGGAGGCGCTGGGCGGCAAGCTCGACATTCTGGTCAACAATGCCGGGATCACCCGCGACAACCTGATCCTGCGCATGAAGGATGAGGAATGGTCGGACGTGATCTCCGTCAATCTGGAGGCAGCCTTCCGTCTGGCGCGTGCCGCCGCCAAGCCGATGATGAAGGCGCGTTTCGGCCGCATCATCTCCATCACCTCGGTCGTGGGCGTCACCGGCAATCCGGGGCAGGCCAATTATGCCGCGTCCAAGGCGGGCATTATCGGCATGTCCAAGTCGCTGGGGCAGGAACTGGCGAGCCGTGGCATCACGGTGAACTGCGTCGCGCCGGGCTTCATCCGGTCGGCGATGACCGATGCGCTGAACGACGCGCAGAAGGGCGCGATTCTCACCAAGATTCCGGCCGGCGATCTGGGCGCGGGCGAGGATATCGGCGCCGCCGTCGTCTACCTTGCGAGCAAGGAGGCCGGGTACGTCACCGGCCAGACGCTGCACGTCAATGGCGGCATGGCGATGATCTGA
- a CDS encoding acyl carrier protein → MSETADRVKKIVVEHLGVEAEKVTEDASFIDDLGADSLDIVELVMAFEEEFGVEIPDDAAEKIATVKDAIDYIDSKQ, encoded by the coding sequence ATGAGTGAGACCGCGGATCGCGTAAAGAAAATCGTCGTCGAGCATCTGGGCGTCGAAGCCGAGAAGGTGACCGAGGACGCGAGCTTCATCGACGATCTGGGCGCTGACAGCCTGGACATCGTTGAGCTGGTGATGGCGTTCGAGGAAGAATTCGGAGTCGAGATTCCTGACGATGCGGCGGAAAAGATCGCCACCGTCAAGGACGCTATCGATTACATCGACAGCAAGCAGTAA
- the fabF gene encoding beta-ketoacyl-ACP synthase II translates to MRRVVVTGLGMVSPLGGNVETTWKNIIAAKSGAATITRFDASEYKCRIACEVKPADHEYGYDASLDVDHKIQRQVDPFIVFGISAASEALRDAGLDNMSEEERLRAGCSIGSGIGGLPGIESESLVLANKGPNRVSPHFVHGRLINLISGQVSIKYGLMGPNHAVVTACSTGAHSIGDAARMIAMDDADVMLAGGAESAICPIGIAGFAQARALSTGFNDTPEKASRPYDVNRDGFVMGEGAGVVVLEEYERAKKRGAKIYAEVIGYGLSGDAYHVTAPHPEGNGGYRSMEMALRKSGLSLADIDYVNAHGTSTPLGDELELGAVKRLFGDHLSTMSMSSTKSAIGHLLGGAGAVESIFCILAMRDQIVPPTLNLDEPSESCKGVDLVPHVAKERKVRAVLNNSFGFGGTNASLIMKAI, encoded by the coding sequence ATGCGTCGCGTCGTCGTAACCGGCCTAGGCATGGTGAGCCCGCTGGGCGGGAATGTCGAAACCACCTGGAAGAATATCATCGCGGCCAAGTCTGGCGCAGCGACGATCACGCGCTTCGACGCCAGCGAGTATAAATGCCGTATCGCCTGCGAAGTGAAGCCGGCGGACCATGAATATGGCTATGACGCGTCGCTGGACGTGGATCACAAGATCCAGCGCCAGGTCGATCCGTTCATCGTCTTCGGCATCTCCGCCGCCAGCGAAGCGCTGCGCGACGCGGGTCTGGACAATATGAGCGAAGAAGAGCGTCTGCGCGCCGGTTGCTCCATCGGTTCGGGCATCGGCGGCCTGCCGGGCATCGAGAGCGAATCGCTGGTGCTGGCGAACAAGGGGCCGAACCGCGTGTCGCCGCACTTCGTCCACGGGCGCCTGATCAACCTGATCTCCGGACAGGTCTCGATCAAATATGGCCTGATGGGGCCGAACCATGCGGTCGTGACCGCCTGCTCCACGGGCGCGCACTCCATCGGTGACGCCGCGCGCATGATCGCGATGGACGATGCCGACGTGATGCTGGCCGGTGGCGCGGAGAGCGCGATCTGCCCGATCGGCATTGCCGGATTCGCGCAGGCTCGCGCGCTGTCGACCGGCTTCAACGACACGCCGGAAAAGGCGTCGCGGCCCTATGACGTCAACCGCGACGGCTTCGTCATGGGCGAGGGTGCGGGCGTGGTCGTGCTGGAGGAATATGAGCGCGCCAAGAAGCGCGGCGCGAAAATCTATGCCGAGGTCATCGGTTACGGCCTGTCGGGCGACGCTTATCACGTTACCGCTCCGCATCCGGAGGGCAATGGCGGCTATCGTTCGATGGAGATGGCGCTCCGCAAATCAGGGCTGTCGCTGGCGGACATCGACTATGTGAACGCGCATGGCACTTCCACGCCTTTGGGCGACGAACTGGAACTGGGCGCGGTGAAGCGGCTGTTCGGCGATCACCTGAGCACCATGTCGATGAGTTCGACCAAGTCGGCCATCGGTCATCTTCTGGGTGGCGCGGGCGCGGTGGAGAGCATCTTCTGCATTCTTGCCATGCGCGACCAGATCGTGCCGCCCACGCTGAACCTCGACGAGCCGAGCGAAAGCTGCAAGGGCGTTGATCTGGTTCCGCATGTCGCCAAGGAGCGCAAGGTGCGCGCGGTGCTGAACAATTCGTTCGGCTTCGGCGGCACCAATGCCTCGCTCATCATGAAGGCGATCTGA
- the mltG gene encoding endolytic transglycosylase MltG, translated as MRRLGCSILLIGLAVAAFVAFRFVYGWTEAGPAKADITIVVPDGATIADAAVLLKQKGIVRSADAFLTRAKVFGRGKSIKAGEFLIPKGASNSDIFRILQGGKTLTRLITIPEGMPSILVYERLKANEELTGDVAVPEEGSVLPDSYAFDKGESRDVVLKRMQSAMDKALATLWADRAPDTVAKSPREAIILASIVEKETGVPSERPMVAGVYGNRLKSHMMLQADPTIIYPITKGKPLGRRIKKSEIAAVNDYNTYAMTGLPKGPIANPGRLSILAVLHPAETKALYFVADGKGGHIFADTLQEHNENVRKWFEIRRARGEL; from the coding sequence ATGCGGCGGCTTGGCTGTAGCATATTGCTCATCGGTCTGGCCGTCGCGGCCTTTGTCGCGTTCCGCTTCGTCTATGGCTGGACCGAGGCGGGGCCGGCGAAAGCCGATATCACGATCGTGGTGCCCGACGGCGCGACGATCGCGGATGCGGCGGTGTTGCTCAAGCAGAAGGGCATTGTGCGCTCCGCCGATGCCTTCCTGACCCGTGCCAAGGTCTTCGGGCGCGGCAAGTCGATCAAGGCGGGCGAGTTCCTGATCCCCAAGGGCGCCAGCAACAGCGATATCTTTCGGATTTTGCAGGGCGGCAAGACGCTGACCCGGCTCATCACCATACCGGAGGGCATGCCCTCGATCCTGGTCTATGAGCGGCTGAAGGCGAATGAGGAACTGACCGGCGACGTCGCGGTGCCGGAAGAGGGCAGCGTGCTGCCCGACAGCTATGCCTTCGACAAGGGCGAGAGTCGGGACGTGGTGCTGAAGCGCATGCAGTCCGCGATGGACAAGGCGCTGGCGACATTGTGGGCGGACAGGGCGCCCGATACGGTGGCCAAGTCCCCCAGGGAAGCGATCATCCTCGCCAGCATCGTAGAGAAGGAAACCGGCGTTCCTTCCGAACGGCCGATGGTGGCGGGGGTTTACGGCAACCGTCTGAAATCGCACATGATGTTGCAGGCGGACCCGACGATCATCTACCCCATCACCAAGGGCAAGCCGCTCGGGCGGCGGATCAAGAAGTCGGAGATCGCGGCGGTCAACGATTATAACACCTATGCGATGACTGGCCTGCCCAAGGGGCCGATCGCCAATCCGGGGCGGCTGTCGATTCTGGCGGTGCTGCATCCGGCGGAGACGAAGGCGCTCTATTTTGTCGCCGATGGGAAGGGCGGGCATATTTTTGCCGATACGCTGCAAGAGCATAATGAAAATGTGCGGAAATGGTTCGAAATCCGCCGGGCTCGGGGTGAGCTGTAA
- the metA gene encoding homoserine O-succinyltransferase: MPIKIADDLPARRTLEAEGVVVMREADAVRQDIRPLRIALLNLMPNKISTETQLARLLGATPLQVELTLVRISDHVSRNTSADHMASFYRPWSDVRDERFDGFIITGAPVEQLPFEEVSYWEELRSIFDWTQTHVHRSLSICWAAQAALHHFHGVEKHALERKAFGVFRHHVHLPSSPWMRGLSDDFCVPVSRWSEVRREDIPDGRGLQILADSAESGLCLVGDPGRGFLHMFNHLEYDGQTLADEYARDGAGQLPAHYFPHDDPTQTPQNHWRSHAHLLFGNWINEIYQTVPFEFGAIGQGAVLNAA, from the coding sequence GTGCCGATCAAGATAGCCGATGACCTGCCCGCCCGCCGCACGCTGGAGGCCGAGGGCGTCGTTGTCATGCGCGAAGCCGATGCGGTCCGGCAGGATATCCGCCCGTTAAGGATCGCGCTGCTCAACCTCATGCCCAACAAGATCAGCACCGAAACGCAACTGGCCCGGCTGCTGGGCGCGACGCCGTTGCAGGTGGAACTGACGCTAGTGCGGATCAGCGATCATGTGTCGCGCAATACTTCGGCCGATCATATGGCGTCCTTCTATCGCCCCTGGAGCGATGTACGGGATGAGCGGTTCGATGGCTTTATCATCACGGGCGCGCCGGTGGAGCAGCTGCCTTTTGAAGAGGTGAGCTATTGGGAGGAACTGCGGTCGATTTTCGACTGGACGCAGACCCATGTGCACCGTTCCCTCAGCATCTGCTGGGCGGCGCAGGCGGCGCTGCATCATTTCCATGGGGTGGAAAAGCATGCGTTGGAGCGGAAGGCCTTCGGCGTGTTCCGCCATCATGTCCATTTGCCGTCATCGCCGTGGATGCGGGGGCTTTCCGATGATTTCTGCGTGCCGGTGTCGCGCTGGTCGGAGGTGCGGCGGGAGGATATTCCGGACGGGCGCGGCTTGCAGATATTGGCGGATAGCGCGGAATCGGGCCTGTGCCTGGTCGGCGATCCGGGACGCGGCTTCCTGCATATGTTCAACCATCTGGAATATGACGGCCAGACGCTGGCCGACGAATATGCACGCGATGGGGCAGGGCAGTTGCCGGCCCATTATTTCCCCCATGACGATCCCACCCAGACGCCGCAGAATCATTGGCGCAGCCATGCGCATCTGCTGTTCGGCAACTGGATCAACGAAATCTATCAGACCGTGCCTTTCGAATTTGGCGCGATCGGGCAGGGGGCGGTGTTGAACGCCGCCTAG
- a CDS encoding sugar transporter has translation MTVARSFWGIGIVLLLWNLMGVAAFIMQYSADLNQLAKTDPYTARIFAAMPGWAWTAYAVAVGAGTLGAILLLLRKAAAVPLFLLSIIGVIVQFGYSFIHTDLLAVKGATAAIFPAVILIIAIFQWRYARTLTGRGLLH, from the coding sequence ATGACCGTAGCGCGATCCTTTTGGGGCATAGGCATCGTCCTGCTGCTCTGGAACCTGATGGGGGTAGCAGCCTTCATCATGCAATATAGCGCCGACCTCAACCAATTGGCGAAGACCGATCCCTATACCGCCCGAATCTTCGCGGCCATGCCCGGCTGGGCCTGGACAGCCTATGCGGTCGCGGTCGGCGCCGGTACTTTGGGGGCGATCCTTCTGCTGCTCCGCAAAGCGGCCGCCGTGCCCCTGTTCCTGCTCTCGATCATCGGCGTGATCGTGCAATTCGGCTACAGCTTCATCCACACCGACCTGCTGGCGGTAAAAGGCGCCACGGCCGCAATCTTCCCGGCCGTGATCCTGATCATCGCCATCTTCCAGTGGCGCTATGCCCGCACCCTGACCGGCAGGGGCCTTCTCCACTAG